In Silurus meridionalis isolate SWU-2019-XX chromosome 28, ASM1480568v1, whole genome shotgun sequence, the genomic window tagCTGTATGTGGTGTTATTTAGCATTTTGTGGTATTATATAGCTCTACgctgtgttatgtagctctacgctgtgttgtgtagctctatgctgtgttgtgtagctctacgctgtgttgtgtagctctatgctgtgttgtgtagctctatgctgtgttgtgtagctctatgctgtgttgtgtagctctatgctgtgttaTGTTGCTCTATGCTGTGTTATGTAGATCTATGCTGTCGCTCTATgctgtgttatgtagctctatgctgtcgCTCTATGCTGTGTTATGTCGCTCTATGCGGTGTTATGTCGCTCTATGCTGCGTTATGTcgctctatgctgtgtgattATGTGTAACTTTCCTTCTGCTGCAATTATGGAGGAGCTGTCTCGGATGCGAGCTTTGCACGTTTAAAATGCCTCCTCTCCAAAGCTTCGACTCAAAAACTCTCTCGAATTACATGgacaaaaatgttcaattgATGACAGACTTTAATTCTGATTTCATGATGttcataaagaaaaaagcaatcttgcTCAGATGCCCACAAACCTTTTTCCATCTGATGTGTTATCCATGAGGGGTTTCTCTTTCCTCCATAAAATTTCAATGCcccatgttttacatttatatacaaaaaaagaaaaataataatgtctgtttttttaactcACTTGACGTTGAATCGACTGGTGCGTGATGCACTCTTTGGCCAGCTGAAccagtctctttcttacacactgAGCTTGGCACATACGCTCCTGTACGTGTCCCTGCAACACATTTGTCACATGGAAAGGTTTCACATGGTTCTTGATTTCATCATGGCATACTAACTGATCGCTAAACTGACATTTAGTGCCACGAGAGACGTTGGATGTGATTACCGTGATTGCCTTTGATTGAAAAAGTTCCTCCGACAGGAGCACTGTTGCCCTCCCACGTGCTTCCACTGTAGTCTTTTCCTGCATTAACTGCTACATTCTTCTTTGTGTTTAACccttttataaacaaaaaaacagtatataCAAACTGAGCAAATAGTGTAAATAGTGACCATAGGACATGATGCTACAAATTATTCAGTCCCAATTCTTCTTTAAATAAGTGTTCTTTAATACCACATGGAGCCATCGCCCTCTCCTGGACAGAAGGTATAAATTGCAGTTGATCTACAATGCGGTCTTTAGGTAACTGTAGCGGAACAAATTATTATGCTGCATCTTTGCCCTTCCAGCGTGACAGATCGAGGCTTTCCGAAGTGCGCAAAATAATTTCAGAAGAATATCCAATGTCCAAGCAAAGAAATCAAACCTTACATTACATCTCTTTATTTTCAGTCCACCTGATTACAGCAGTGTTTCATAATTATTGTTTTCTAAACTATCTGAGAGACCTGTAGGATCATTGGAAAATTTCATTGGAAAAGCTCCCTGAGACTGTATGAAGAGAAAACCCTGAGAGGTCCGACTGGTCCTTCTCCCCAAGTCCTTTTCCACCAATTGTTTAGCTCTTGGTGGTTCTTAACTTCTTCAATTAAACTTAAAGAGGCCATTGTATTCTTTGGAAATTTCTGTTCTGCAAGAACCCATATTGATCTCCTGGTAGACCTTCTATACACCCGAATCATGGTAATGGAATTTGCCTTGTGGATTTTAGTTAAAGTGAAGAAACATCTCAAAGAAGATCCTGAGAAACAGGATGCTCCTAAACTCGACTTCATATGTCAAAGCAAATGGTGTAAATCCTCATTCCAATGTGATACTTTGCAATGTCATTACaaatggtgtttttgttttgtcattatGAAGTATGGAGGCTGCTACGTTTCCTATAGTAACTCGAGTAGTTAGAATACAAAAAAGCTAATTATTATTCGAATACAAAttatttgcctcgatgcttcgATTAGTCCATTTAAGTACAAatagcactgtgtttccccacggaccattttTACTGACGTACCACCCGCTTAACTCTGGATCtctggggtctcatttatacatatgttcaggtgtccacaaacttcagTCCATCTGTAGATTTTGTAGTTCCAGAAATGCAGGTGTTTGATTACAGATGTGTTTACCTGGTAAATATCTCGATTGCTTCAGGTAATGCTGTTTGGCGGATGCTGTCCTGGATGGCTCTTGGAAGAGCAGCGCGTTGTTTATATTCTTGACTCCTTCGCTCCTGTTGTTCGACAGACTAAAATCCAAAACGTTTCCCAGCCTGCGTAAATGAAAAAATTGTAACTCGAaagcaaatgtgaaataaatcacgtcactttttttttcattattaatatgattaaCAGTTTTATGGTATATTTTGCCCATCTTAGTCAGCATATAATTACTTGAATGCAAGTCAAATGAACATACTCATGATTCCACTCAGACTCAGAATTTTCATATCACGATCAACTATTTTCTGCACCCAGCAAATCACCTGTTCACACTGCTGTCTCCCTGTAGCCGTTTTTCATTGCTGATGAAAAAGGGTTTGTTCAGGGTGGTGGATGTAGTGTCCGTGTCCTCACAATCATCCCAGTCGTCTCCCTTTAAGACCCCGGTCACATAACCCCATCTCCTCCGGCCTCCTTTAGGCTTCGATAAACCGCTGGACAATTTTGCATTCTCGGGTTCTGGAGTAAGCTGTGGAATAAGCCACATGGGAATATTCTATAAAAGCACACACGACAAGGTACAAAGTGATAAATCCATTATtcgtctaaaaaaaaaataaataaaaaaaaagtcactgttCATCACacataatccacaaacacaggATATTGCACAGGTGCAAAAATTGAAAAGTAAATATTCCATGTAGATTAGCATTAgttatatatcttcttcttcttctttcggctgctcccattaggggtcgccacagcagatcatccgtctccatacccccctgtcctctacatctgcctctttcaacccaactacctgcatgtcttccctcaccacatccataaacctcctccttggtcttcctcctttcctccttcctggtggctccatcctcagcattctcctactgatataccccatgtccctcctctgcacatgtccaaaccatctcaatctcgcctccctcaccttgtctccaaaacgtcctacatgcgctgtccctctaataaactcgtttctaatcctgtccatcgtcgtcactcccaacgaaaacctcaacatcttcagctctgctacctccagctccacctcctgtcttttactcaatgccactttctctaaaccatacaacatctcaggtctcaccacagtcctataaactttccctttcactctcacagatactcttctatcacaaatcactcctgctatcactcttctccacccactccaccctgcctgcactcttttcttcacttctctaacgtGGTCTTTCCATTTAAAGAATTGTGTGAACGTTAGGAAATCAGcattttctgaaatattcaaaGTGGCcgtgatcttttttttcccttattcTGATGTTTAATATACACACCAACTAACACTCTTAACCTTTATCTGCATGATTATAGACACTGCACTGCTGCATCACTGAATAAAAGCATGAACAAGTAAGAGTTCCGACTAAAAGCAGCCAGTTTACATTCAATTTAccttaaatgtgttttcaagCGAAAAACATGGCCTGTTGCATCGCTCACCTTGCTCTGAAAGCCTTTGTCCTGTATCAGAGGGAAGCGGCCCTGCACCACTCTGTCACTCTTGAGCTCGTCTTTTCCTTGCCTTTTAGGTGGCTCTGGTAGGTGCTGTAGTGGACGGGCTGCATCAGGTAGGGGGAGAGCTGGGATCTGAGGCGGAGGGTCCGGCCTGAGATGCGGAGGTTTCTTTTGACCGTGGTCTTGAATCTGCTGCTGAGGGCCTAAGACCTGACCCACGTGAAAGTAGGAATAACGCAAGGCCTGGGAACAGGAAGTGGTAAGTCAAGGGTTAGGAGATGATTTTGGAACTGTGGTTTTAGTGTTTAGCAACATTTTGGTGCACCATGGTTTTGGTGCATCGTTGATCTGCTCATCTGCTGTTATTAAGGGAAAAGACTTGCCAGATAGGGTTTAAATAGAAAGGCAAGTATTTTGCCAAGTATTTTCAACTTTGTGATACCTGTGAGGCTGCTGGACGTTTTTTCGGGTCCCACTGCAGCAGGTCTCTCATTAGCTGAATGGCTTCAGAGCTGGCGTTGGGGATGAGGGAGGCTAGGCTAGTGGGCACGCACTGCGGCCAGCGAAAATTCATGGAGGCCGC contains:
- the LOC124381601 gene encoding serine/threonine-protein kinase ICK-like; protein product: MNRYAAIRQLGDGTYGSVTLSRCLESGELVAIKKMKRKFYSWEECMNLREVKSLKKLNHANVIKLKEVIRENDQLYFVFECMKENLYQLMKERTRLFPESAVRNIMFQILQGLAFIHKHGFFHRDLKPENLLCMGPELVKIADFGLAREIRSRPPYTDYVSTRWYRAPEVLLKSTSYSSPIDQWAVGCIMAELYTLRPLFPGSSEVDTIFKICQVLGTPKKNDWHEGCQLAASMNFRWPQCVPTSLASLIPNASSEAIQLMRDLLQWDPKKRPAASQALRYSYFHVGQVLGPQQQIQDHGQKKPPHLRPDPPPQIPALPLPDAARPLQHLPEPPKRQGKDELKSDRVVQGRFPLIQDKGFQSKLTPEPENAKLSSGLSKPKGGRRRWGYVTGVLKGDDWDDCEDTDTTSTTLNKPFFISNEKRLQGDSSVNRLGNVLDFSLSNNRSEGVKNINNALLFQEPSRTASAKQHYLKQSRYLPGLNTKKNVAVNAGKDYSGSTWEGNSAPVGGTFSIKGNHGTRTGAYVPSSVCKKETGSAGQRVHHAPVDSTSNYATWKSSRSNTHVGTSSYVPSPAKSTPGTRPRPALQPVHGRTDWSAKYSHR